GAGAGGAAGACGACCTCGCTCTTGCCGTTCGATGTCATCGTGATTCCGGTTTTAGAAGATTGATCCGATACGCGTCAGCCGACGCCGCGACCGCATGTCGCGCAGAACTTCCACCCTTTCTCCAGCTCGCTGCCGCACGCGGGACAGCGCGACACCGAGAGATTATTGCCGCAGTGCGGGCAGTAGATCACCGTCCGGCCTTCAGGAAGCGTGCCGCCGCAGAAGCGGCACCCCTCGGGAACGGAAGCGCTCATCAGCGACGACAGCGCCGCGGGAGCGGTTCTCGCCGCGTCTGCGACCGGCGCCGGCGCTGGTCCGGGTGATGAGACGGGGAATGTCGCGTTGATACCAGGGGCAGGTGACACCGAGCCCGGTGATTCGGCGACCGATCCTCGTGGGGTCTCCTCTGCCGCGACCGATCCATTCGCGGTCGGCGCGGCCTCCGTCCCGGACGCAGTCAGGGCGCGAATGCGACGCAACGCCTCCGGCGCGAGCGACACCTTCGAAGTGGCGAATTCGCGAAACGCGCCGGTGTCCATGTTGCGCGACTCCACCTCGGCCTTGAGCTTGTCGCGCATGGCGGGGTCGGTGAGCAGGTAGTCGCGCTCGCCGGAGAGCAGCCGCGTCATCGCGATCTCGTAATCCTGATTCGTTTCGATTCCGAGCTCGCGCCGGTGATGGCGGTAGGGAATCAGCGTCTCGTAGAGCTCCTGCACCGTGAAGGGCAGCGTCAGATACTCCGAGTGCCGGTGTCTGATGTTGCTCACCAGGCGATGAAATACGCGGTCTAGATCGTCCATACTCTCGGGCTTGGCTTGAATGTCCCGGGCTCGGGAAACGGCGCGGTATCCCTGAACCCATTTCTTCCTTCCCGTCGCGCCGCCATCCAGCTCTCGAACTCCGACGGAACGAGGCCTGCGGAGTTGGATTGTTCCGCCGCCGCGCGCGTGGCGAGATGGTTTGCGTACTCGTTCTGCGGTTGTCCGTTGTGGCCGCGAACCCAGTTCCACTGGCAGTCGAACGGCGCCGTCGCCTCGATGGCCTGCTTCCAGCGCGCGAGGTTCTCGATCGGCCCGGTCTTTCGCTTCCACCCGCGCGCGATCCAGCCGGCTACCCACGAGCGCATCCCTTCGACAATGTACTTCGAGTCGCTCGTGAAGACGACGTGGAACGGCCGCTCCATGCGCGACAGCTCGCCGAACGCCTCGATCACCGATCGCAGCGCCATCCGATTGTTGGTCGTCGCTGGCTCGGAAACCCAGTAATCCCATCTCACCAGCCGGCCGGCTTCGGCGTCCATCAGCTCGACCACCCCTCCGGCGCCGCCGGGATTGCTCCCCTCGCGGCCATTGCCGAGGCAGGACTCGTCGGCGTAGATGGCGATGAGCGCTGCTTCGTCATGCCTTGCGCTCATGTCGGGACGACCTGGAGCCGCTCGATCTCGTCGAGATGAAGCGTTATCTCGTCGCCGGTCGTGGGATGCAGGATTGCCACCGCTTCGCGCTGGCCTTCCATCCAGATGCGCTTGGGGACTCCGACATACTCG
This window of the Gemmatimonadaceae bacterium genome carries:
- a CDS encoding zinc ribbon domain-containing protein, with translation MSNIRHRHSEYLTLPFTVQELYETLIPYRHHRRELGIETNQDYEIAMTRLLSGERDYLLTDPAMRDKLKAEVESRNMDTGAFREFATSKVSLAPEALRRIRALTASGTEAAPTANGSVAAEETPRGSVAESPGSVSPAPGINATFPVSSPGPAPAPVADAARTAPAALSSLMSASVPEGCRFCGGTLPEGRTVIYCPHCGNNLSVSRCPACGSELEKGWKFCATCGRGVG
- a CDS encoding ribonuclease H, with translation MSARHDEAALIAIYADESCLGNGREGSNPGGAGGVVELMDAEAGRLVRWDYWVSEPATTNNRMALRSVIEAFGELSRMERPFHVVFTSDSKYIVEGMRSWVAGWIARGWKRKTGPIENLARWKQAIEATAPFDCQWNWVRGHNGQPQNEYANHLATRAAAEQSNSAGLVPSEFESWMAARREGRNGFRDTAPFPEPGTFKPSPRVWTI